From the Vibrio tubiashii ATCC 19109 genome, the window ACCCCGCTGTTGCAGGGCAAATCCATGAAACGACAATTTAAATAAATTGACGTACTCTTTTATTGATTGAGACGCAACACCTCAACCAAAAAATCCTGCTCAATGCCATGCTGAATAAGAAAACAACAGACATTTTGTATAGTGCAGAAAAAGGGCATCAAATGATGCCCTTTTTGCTACTGGTTCGTCAAATCTTATTCAAAGATTTTCCGAAGTCTTTAGCTAATTCCGAAGAATTAGTCGAAGATCTTAGCAACAACACCAGCACCAACTGTACGGCCACCTTCGCGGATTGCGAAACGTAGACCTTCGTCCATCGCGATTGGAGCGATTAGTTCAACAGTCATCTTGATGTTATCGCCTGGCATTACCATTTCTACGCCTTCTGGTAGCTCGATGTTACCAGTTACGTCAGTTGTACGGAAGTAGAACTGTGGACGGTAGCCTTTGAAGAATGGAGTGTGACGACCACCTTCATCTTTAGACAGTACGTATACTTCAGACTCAAACTTAGTGTGTGGGTTGATTGACTTAGGAGCTGCTAGTACTTGACCACGCTCTACTTCGTCACGCTTAGTACCACGTAGAAGTGCACCAACGTTCTCACCCGCACGACCTTCGTCTAGAAGCTTACGGAACATTTCAACACCAGTACATGTCGTTACTGTTGTCTCTTTGATACCAACGATTTCTACTTCGTCACCTACAGTTAGGATACCGCGCTCGATACGACCAGTAACTACTGTACCACGACCTTGGATAGAGAATACGTCTTCGATAGGCATTAGGAATGGCTGATCGATTGCACGCTCCGGCTCTGGGATGTAAGAATCTAGTGCTTCTGCAAGCTCAACGATCTTCGCTTCCCACTGCTCTTCGCCGTTTAGTGCGCCTAGTGCAGAACCTTGGATAACTGGTAGGTCATCACCTGGGAAATCGTACTCAGATAGAAGTTCACGAACTTCCATTTCTACTAGTTCTAGTAGCTCTTCATCGTCAACCATGTCACATTTGTTCATGAATACGATGATGTATGGGATACCAACCTGACGGCCTAGTAGGATGTGCTCACGAGTTTGTGGCATTGGGCCATCTGTCGCAGCAACAACTAGGATACCACCGTCCATCTGTGCAGCACCTGTGATCATGTTTTTAACATAATCCGCGTGTCCTGGACAGTCTACGTGTGCGTAGTGACGAGTTGGAGTGTCGTACTCAACGTGAGAAGTTGCGATTGTGATACCGCGCTCACGCTCTTCTGGAGCGTTATCGATAGATGCGAAGTCTTTCGCTTCACCGCCGTATACTTTTGAAAGAGTAGTACAGATCGCTGCAGTTAGAGTTGTTTTACCGTGGTCAACGTGGCCGATAGTACCAACGTTTACGTGCGGTTTCGTACGTTCAAATTTTTCTTTAGACATGAGTTGTCCCTCTAGGTACGGATTTAGGTGGCTTGAATGACCACGCAACCAAAAAGTCTTGGTGATAAACTTCTCTCAATCACTAAACGTAGTTTAGTAAAGAGAAAGTATCAAAAGGAAACATTGCTTAGAGCTGGTGCTGATAGGCAGACTCGAACTGCCGACCTCATCCTTACCAAGGATGCGCTCTACCACCTGAGCTATATCAGCACTCAAATTAGAGTGGAGCGGGCAGCGGGAATCGAACCCGCATCATCAGCTTGGAAGGCTGAGGTAATAGCCATTATACGATGCCCGCAACACGTAACTCTGTGAGCTATTTCCTTAAGAATATGGTGGAGGGGGACGGATTCGAACCATCGAAGGCAGTGCCAGCAGATTTACAGTCTGATCCCTTTGGCCACTCGGGAACCCCTCCAAATTTTCAATCCACTTTTCTCATAAAGGAAAAATGGTGCCGACTACCGGAATCGAACTGGTGACCTACTGATTACAAGTCAGTTGCTCTACCTACTGAGCTAAGTCGGCATAAGTGGTGCGCATTCTATTGAATGATTTTCTGCCTTGCAATAGTAAATTTAAAAAAAAACTTCTTTTTCTACTGATTGGGCTTATTTGTTGAAATTTCGCGCAATTTATCGGCAAAAAATACGCGAATGTCGACGATGTCGTTTGCAATCTTGTTCGGTTGTTGTATTTTCGCTGCTCTATCGTGAAACCAAGTTAGGATGACTATGACTCCATATCTCTCATTTAATCGTCAACAATGGGCTGAATTACGCAATTCAGTACCGATGACATTATCCGAGACCGATCTGGTTGAACTTCAGGGTGTGAATGAAAGCCTCACGATGGAAGAAGTAGAAGAGATCTACTTACCTTTAGCCCGTCTGCTTAACTTATATGTTGCTGCACGACAGAGCCGTAATTCCGTGCTCAATAACTTCCTCGGTAATCAAGGCACTGCGCCACCTTTTATCATTGGTATTGCCGGTAGTGTCGCGGTAGGTAAAAGCACCACAGCTCGCTTGCTTAAAGCCTTACTGTCACGCTGGGATAACCACCCTAAAGTTGAGCTCGTGACTACTGACGGGTTTCTTTACCCAAAAAAGGTACTCGATGAACGCGGTATTCTTCATCGCAAAGGCTTCCCTGAATCTTATGATATTAAGCGTTTAGTCGAGTTCGTTTCTGACGTTAAGGCCGGAAAACCACACCTCGAAGTACCTGTTTACTCGCACATCACCTATGACATTACCGAAGAGCTGAAAACCGTCGACCGACCTGATGTGCTTATCATCGAAGGATTAAACGTCTTGCAAAGCGGGATGGATTACCCCCACGACCCACATCGCGTCTTTGTTTCAGATTTCTTGGATTTTTCGCTTTATGTCGACGCAGAAAGTGAAGTGATAGAGCAGTGGTATGTCGAACGCTTCTTAAAGTTCCGCCAAGGCGCCTTTACCAAGCCAGGCTCTTACTTTAGTCACTACACGCAGTTGACCGAACCAAAAGCGATCGAGAAAGCACACAGTATTTGGCAGTCGATCAATGGGGTTAACCTAGACGCCAATATCCTGCCAACCAAAGGCCGCGCCCACTTAATCTTGAAGAAAGGTCAGGATCATCAAGTGGAAGAAGTTTTTCTGAGGAAGTAGCGCTGCGCTTGGGAAATAAGATTCGGGAGCGGGCTTCGCCCTACGGAGAGCTGGAGAGCTGGAGAGCTGGAGAGCTGGAGAGCTGGAGAGCTGGAGAGCTGGAGAGCTGGAGAGCTGGAGAGCTGGAGAGCTGGAGAGTGTTTAGGGTTGGCGGATAAACGTCAACCCTTTTCGTATGGAACGCCTTGCTACGGAAACGGGATGCGGGATACAAATAACTGGATAAGCTGGCTTGTCAGACTAGTTTTCCAGCAGCGAAGCGATCCATAGGGCGCAGCCCGTTCTCGCATCTCGGCGCGAAGCGTTCCCGAGGACGAAGTCCTTTCATAACGCGAAGCGTTCTATCTCCCTTCCGGCCCATATTGATTTTCGCCATCCGTGCCTTTTAAGAAACCACATTCAACTAAAATCCATAGACCACAGACTAGAGCAGCAAATGACGTCGCGGCTTGCAACATAGACGGTTGACCGGCTAGTGAAGGATCACCGACTGGCACTGTCATTCGTCCAATAACAAGTGGGATGTTAAGCAGCAGCCACCAACTTGATTTACCACGGTCATGCCAACGTTTAGCGGTAATCGCTAGATCAGGAACCAGAATGACAATCAGAAACACAGGTAGAATCAGATGTGCGATCGAGGGAGCGAGTACATTCATCCCCATCGCAAAGCCAACAATCATCAAATAGTAAACCACGTTCCAAATCCAATAGGTTTTACGCCCTATTCGACCTTGAAACGAAAACAGTAAATCTTTCATCGACATCATTTATACCTAAAAAATAAAAAGTTAGAGCCTGTTTGCTCCAAAAATACTAGTTAATTACTTTCTGAAAACACGCTTTATCCATATCTCGAATGTTAACCGTTAAGCTATGAACATGACTCGCCTGATCTTGCAATACGGTCATCAACTGACGAGATAACTCTCTTTTCTGCTCTTCGGTTCTGCCATCAAGCAATTCAAAGCTGATATGTATAAAGTCAACGCTATCTCCCGCTTCACCGACCAGCCAATTATGGCAACGCAAAGACCGAGATTTTACCGAATCCACATCGAACAACCCGCAAGTTAACGCGACATGATGTAAGTCTTCAAGTAAGCCTTGAACATTAACGCGTTCGTCAACAGAGTTGGAGTATTCCATTACTAGGTTCGGCATAGTATTCCTCAAATGTAAGAGAGTTTCACAATAAACAAAAAGTGCACAACACTATTACCAATTTCTATGCTGAATTCCGAGTGGGTTTCCACCAATCTGTTCAATGGATCACTGATAGAAAGCAGATTAAGGTGAGATATGAGCGATCACAGCTCCAACCAATGAGTGATATCCAATAAGACATGACGGTAATCATGATCTCCCCTATTTTATCTGTTATATTCTTACGAAGATTTTTTACATTAATTGATTAAATACGGAGATATTCCTATGCGTCGTCCTGTAGTGATGGGTAACTGGAAGCTTAACGGCAGCAAAGCAATGGTGAAAGAGCTGCTAACTGGTCTTAACGCTGAACTTGAAGGCGTTGAAGGTGTTGACGTAGCTGTCGCTCCACCAGCACTTTACCTAGATCTAGCTGAACAGCTAATCGCAAAAGGCGGTAACAAGATCATCCTAGGTGCTCAAAACACTGACCTAAACAACAGCGGTGCATTCACTGGTGATATGTCTCCAGAGATGCTAAAAGATTTCGGTGCTACTCACATCATCATCGGTCACTCTGAGCGTCGTGAATACCACAACGAATCTGACGAGTTCATCGCTAAGAAATTCAACTTCCTAAAAGAGAACGGCCTAAAACCTGTTTTCTGTATCGGTGAATCTGAAGCTCAAAACGAAGCAGGCGAAACTGAAGCAGTATGTGCACGTCAAATCAATGCAGTTATCGACGCTTACGGTGTTGAAGCGCTAAACGGTGCAATCATCGCATACGAACCAATCTGGGCTATCGGTACTGGTAAAGCAGCAACAGCTGAAGATGCACAACGCATCCACGCTTCTATCCGTGCGCTAATCGCTGAGAAAGATGCAGCAGTTGCTGAGCAAGTAATCATCCAATACGGTGGTTCTGTTAAGCCTGAAAACGCAGAAGCTTACTTCTCACAGCCAGACATCGACGGTGCTCTAGTTGGTGGTGCATCTCTAGATGCTAAGAGCTTCGCAGCAATTGCTAAAGCTGCGGCAGCAGCTAAAGCATAATTTTTCTTCTTACTTTGAAAAATTCTCATTGAGGTCAGCGCAAGCTGGCCTTTTTTGTGTCTGGCACATCAATCAAGTATCCTACGCTTTTCCACACTAACGATAGTTGTACCGAATGCAGGATAAGCATGGCCTTCTAACAGGTTCGATTCCCCTAGTACTTAGACAGATGACCGTTCCCATGACCTTTGGCATGGTGGCGATCTTGATGTTTAACTTGGTGGATACGTTTTTTATCTCGCTGCTAGGTACCGAAGCGCTCGCTGCGATTAGCTATACCTTTCCCGTGACCTTTGCAGTCAACTGCATCACCATGGGTATAGGCATGGGGCTCTCGACCAATATCGGCCGCTTGCTCGGACAAGGTCAATCGATCGTCGCTGCGCGCTTTTCTTCTCATGGCTTACTGTTAGCCGTATTGCTGGTCGCACTCGCCTCTACACTTGGCCTGTTTACCATTGAGCCACTGTTTCTATTTCTTGGTGCAGAGCAATCACTACTGCCACTTATTCATCAATACATGGATATTTGGTACCTAACGATTCCGCTATTAGTCGTCCCTATGGCTGGCAACAGTGCCATTCGCGCGACGGGGGATACCAAAACACCTGCCAAAATCATGATGCTTGCCGGGCTTATCAATGGGGTACTCGATCCGCTATTGATTTTTGGCTACGGGCCCTTCCCAGAATTGGGCATTCAAGGGGCGGCCATTGCCAGTGCAATGAGTTGGTTCGGCGCCTTAATTGGCTCGCTTTACGTGCTGATTAAAAGAGAGAAATTACTTGCCCTACCTTGCTTTAAAACCCTCTGGCTCGACTGGCAACAAATCCTAAAAATCGGCACACCGGCTGCTCTGTCTAATGCTCTTACGCCCTTGTCGGGGGCGATTTTGATGATGATGCTCTCGACTCATGGCACTGCAGCCGTCGCCGCTTATGGTGCGGCGCAGCGAGTCGAATCGATTCTTATCTTGGTTTTGATGTCTTTAACTTCAGCCCTAACACCATTTATTGCCCAAAACATGGGCGCCAATAACCCTGCACGTAGCTTTGCCGGGTTGTTTTTAAGCATGCGTTTCTCGATGGTGTTTCAGGCCGGCATTTTTATCATGATGGTGCCACTGAGCATTCCACTCGCAGCTTTGTTTTCACAGGAACAAGCGGTAAAAGATCTGCTTTGGCACTATTTGTTAGTCGTGCCGTTTAGCTATGGTTTCCAAGGCGTGATGATGATGTTGGTTTCTGGATTAAACGCCCTGCATGAACCGCTTAAGGCATTCCAATGGAGCTTTATGCGTCTGTTTCTCTTTACCCTGCCTTGCGCTTGGATGGGTGGTCAGCTGTATGATATTGAAGGGCTATTCATTGGTATTGCGGTAGGCAACATTGTTGGTGGCACAAGTGGTTACTTATACGCACTGAAACTCCGAGCTCAGCACCTTTCCTCGGCGGCATAAAACAAAACACCGACTCTTGGAGTCGGTG encodes:
- the tuf gene encoding elongation factor Tu, encoding MSKEKFERTKPHVNVGTIGHVDHGKTTLTAAICTTLSKVYGGEAKDFASIDNAPEERERGITIATSHVEYDTPTRHYAHVDCPGHADYVKNMITGAAQMDGGILVVAATDGPMPQTREHILLGRQVGIPYIIVFMNKCDMVDDEELLELVEMEVRELLSEYDFPGDDLPVIQGSALGALNGEEQWEAKIVELAEALDSYIPEPERAIDQPFLMPIEDVFSIQGRGTVVTGRIERGILTVGDEVEIVGIKETTVTTCTGVEMFRKLLDEGRAGENVGALLRGTKRDEVERGQVLAAPKSINPHTKFESEVYVLSKDEGGRHTPFFKGYRPQFYFRTTDVTGNIELPEGVEMVMPGDNIKMTVELIAPIAMDEGLRFAIREGGRTVGAGVVAKIFD
- the coaA gene encoding type I pantothenate kinase, producing the protein MTPYLSFNRQQWAELRNSVPMTLSETDLVELQGVNESLTMEEVEEIYLPLARLLNLYVAARQSRNSVLNNFLGNQGTAPPFIIGIAGSVAVGKSTTARLLKALLSRWDNHPKVELVTTDGFLYPKKVLDERGILHRKGFPESYDIKRLVEFVSDVKAGKPHLEVPVYSHITYDITEELKTVDRPDVLIIEGLNVLQSGMDYPHDPHRVFVSDFLDFSLYVDAESEVIEQWYVERFLKFRQGAFTKPGSYFSHYTQLTEPKAIEKAHSIWQSINGVNLDANILPTKGRAHLILKKGQDHQVEEVFLRK
- a CDS encoding DUF805 domain-containing protein; the encoded protein is MSMKDLLFSFQGRIGRKTYWIWNVVYYLMIVGFAMGMNVLAPSIAHLILPVFLIVILVPDLAITAKRWHDRGKSSWWLLLNIPLVIGRMTVPVGDPSLAGQPSMLQAATSFAALVCGLWILVECGFLKGTDGENQYGPEGR
- a CDS encoding 5-carboxymethyl-2-hydroxymuconate Delta-isomerase codes for the protein MPNLVMEYSNSVDERVNVQGLLEDLHHVALTCGLFDVDSVKSRSLRCHNWLVGEAGDSVDFIHISFELLDGRTEEQKRELSRQLMTVLQDQASHVHSLTVNIRDMDKACFQKVIN
- the tpiA gene encoding triose-phosphate isomerase; amino-acid sequence: MRRPVVMGNWKLNGSKAMVKELLTGLNAELEGVEGVDVAVAPPALYLDLAEQLIAKGGNKIILGAQNTDLNNSGAFTGDMSPEMLKDFGATHIIIGHSERREYHNESDEFIAKKFNFLKENGLKPVFCIGESEAQNEAGETEAVCARQINAVIDAYGVEALNGAIIAYEPIWAIGTGKAATAEDAQRIHASIRALIAEKDAAVAEQVIIQYGGSVKPENAEAYFSQPDIDGALVGGASLDAKSFAAIAKAAAAAKA
- a CDS encoding MATE family efflux transporter, which encodes MQDKHGLLTGSIPLVLRQMTVPMTFGMVAILMFNLVDTFFISLLGTEALAAISYTFPVTFAVNCITMGIGMGLSTNIGRLLGQGQSIVAARFSSHGLLLAVLLVALASTLGLFTIEPLFLFLGAEQSLLPLIHQYMDIWYLTIPLLVVPMAGNSAIRATGDTKTPAKIMMLAGLINGVLDPLLIFGYGPFPELGIQGAAIASAMSWFGALIGSLYVLIKREKLLALPCFKTLWLDWQQILKIGTPAALSNALTPLSGAILMMMLSTHGTAAVAAYGAAQRVESILILVLMSLTSALTPFIAQNMGANNPARSFAGLFLSMRFSMVFQAGIFIMMVPLSIPLAALFSQEQAVKDLLWHYLLVVPFSYGFQGVMMMLVSGLNALHEPLKAFQWSFMRLFLFTLPCAWMGGQLYDIEGLFIGIAVGNIVGGTSGYLYALKLRAQHLSSAA